A single window of Gammaproteobacteria bacterium DNA harbors:
- a CDS encoding insulinase family protein — protein sequence MRQRTPVLFICVLAPLLAWGDAAKVSEFMLDNGMKIVVKEDHRSPVMVSQLWYKVGSSYEHDGITGVSHVLEHMMFKGTAKLGPNEFSRIIAENGGRENAFTGRDYTAYFQQMEKSRLEVSFEL from the coding sequence ATGCGCCAACGAACACCTGTGCTCTTTATTTGTGTGCTCGCGCCGCTGCTGGCCTGGGGGGACGCGGCCAAGGTCAGTGAGTTCATGCTGGACAACGGCATGAAAATCGTCGTCAAGGAGGACCACCGCTCGCCGGTGATGGTCTCCCAGCTTTGGTACAAAGTGGGCTCCAGCTATGAGCACGACGGCATCACCGGCGTGTCCCATGTGCTGGAACACATGATGTTCAAGGGCACCGCCAAGCTGGGGCCCAACGAGTTTTCGCGCATCATTGCCGAAAACGGCGGTCGGGAAAACGCTTTCACCGGGCGCGACTACACGGCTTATTTTCAGCAGATGGAAAAAAGCCGCCTGGAAGTGAGCTTTGAGCT
- the rpoH gene encoding RNA polymerase sigma factor RpoH: protein MTRSPTPLATLPLGSLEAYTQAVNQIPMLSAAEEKRLARRFRQHNDLDAARRLVLSHLRFVVRIARGYDGYGLQQADLIQEGNIGLMKAVKRFDPEMNVRLVSFAVHWVRAEMHEFILRNWRIVKVATTKAQRKLFFNLRSAKKRLGWFTHEEVQKVAQDLGVSPETVLEMEARMSGVDTPLEGSADPGDDNPKMAPIAYLAADTQPDPAQSAEENEWQNRHRECLSRALQDLDPRSRDIVQKRWLAEPKATLHELAEHYGVSAERIRQIEQAAIKKMKVVMEA, encoded by the coding sequence ATGACACGTTCCCCCACACCCCTGGCGACCTTGCCCCTGGGCAGCCTGGAGGCCTACACCCAGGCCGTGAACCAGATTCCCATGCTGAGCGCCGCAGAGGAAAAACGGCTGGCCCGGCGCTTCCGCCAGCACAACGATCTGGATGCGGCGCGCCGGCTGGTCCTGTCCCACCTGCGCTTCGTGGTCCGCATCGCCCGCGGTTACGACGGTTATGGCCTGCAACAGGCGGACCTGATCCAGGAAGGCAATATCGGCCTGATGAAGGCCGTCAAACGCTTTGATCCGGAGATGAATGTGCGCCTGGTATCCTTTGCCGTGCACTGGGTGCGGGCGGAAATGCACGAATTCATCCTGCGCAACTGGCGCATTGTCAAAGTGGCCACCACCAAAGCCCAGCGGAAACTGTTCTTTAATCTGCGCAGCGCCAAAAAACGCCTGGGCTGGTTCACCCACGAAGAAGTGCAGAAGGTAGCCCAGGATCTGGGTGTGAGCCCGGAAACCGTACTGGAAATGGAAGCGCGCATGAGCGGCGTCGACACCCCCCTGGAAGGCAGCGCGGACCCAGGCGATGACAACCCCAAAATGGCCCCCATCGCCTACCTGGCGGCCGATACCCAGCCGGACCCGGCCCAGTCGGCAGAAGAAAATGAATGGCAAAACCGCCACCGCGAGTGTTTGTCCCGCGCCTTGCAGGACTTGGATCCCCGCAGCCGCGACATCGTACAAAAACGCTGGCTGGCCGAACCCAAGGCGACCCTGCACGAGCTGGCCGAACACTATGGTGTCTCGGCGGAGCGCATCCGGCAGATTGAACAGGCCGCCATCAAGAAAATGAAAGTGGTCATGGAGGCGTAG
- a CDS encoding 3-oxoacyl-ACP synthase, whose protein sequence is MDGAAQDVYLISTGTFLPGPPVGNEEMEDILGRVAGKPSRYRRRILAANGIRQRHYALDRQGRPTHLSDEMAAAAIRAALAWRHLALEDIGMLAVATSLNTDLLLPGIASLVHGRLGGRPLEILSCGGICGAGAAALQGARLAVKAGQHALAVACATERASAIMTGSRFEKESELAPQRSGTDDSFHYFNADFLRWMLSDGAGAAVLANAPVPGGLSLRIDWLDNYSFAHELDTCMYLGADTARNLRVENTWLSEPTVAAAEAKGKLLLRQDVKLLGQHIVPVVVRAAGLLRDQGKLDVAQIDHFLPHLSSYFFQHQLHEQLAAADLGIPLEKWFTNLRTKGNTGAASIYIMLDEAYREGRFQAGDKILLMIPESGRFSVSYCQLSAIAA, encoded by the coding sequence ATGGACGGCGCAGCCCAAGACGTCTACCTCATCAGCACCGGCACCTTTCTGCCCGGTCCTCCCGTCGGCAACGAGGAGATGGAAGACATTCTCGGCCGGGTGGCGGGCAAACCCAGCCGCTACCGGCGCCGCATCCTGGCCGCCAACGGTATCCGGCAGCGCCACTACGCCCTGGACCGGCAGGGGCGCCCCACCCACCTGAGCGATGAAATGGCCGCGGCAGCGATCCGCGCCGCCCTGGCCTGGCGGCACCTGGCGCTGGAAGACATCGGCATGCTGGCGGTGGCCACCTCCCTCAACACCGATTTGCTGCTCCCCGGCATCGCCTCCCTGGTCCACGGGCGGCTGGGCGGCCGGCCCCTGGAAATCCTCTCCTGCGGCGGCATCTGCGGCGCCGGGGCGGCGGCCCTGCAAGGGGCGCGCCTGGCGGTCAAGGCCGGCCAGCATGCCCTGGCGGTGGCCTGCGCCACGGAGCGCGCCTCCGCCATCATGACCGGCAGCCGCTTCGAAAAAGAAAGCGAACTGGCGCCGCAGCGGAGCGGGACGGACGACTCGTTCCACTATTTCAACGCGGATTTTCTGCGCTGGATGCTCTCCGACGGCGCTGGCGCCGCGGTGCTGGCCAACGCCCCCGTCCCCGGCGGCCTGTCCTTACGCATCGACTGGCTGGACAATTACTCCTTTGCCCACGAACTGGACACCTGCATGTACCTGGGCGCCGACACCGCCCGCAACCTCCGCGTGGAAAACACCTGGTTGTCCGAACCCACTGTGGCGGCGGCGGAAGCAAAAGGCAAACTGCTGCTGCGCCAGGATGTGAAACTGCTGGGGCAGCACATCGTGCCCGTGGTGGTGCGTGCGGCCGGCTTGTTGCGTGACCAGGGAAAGCTGGATGTGGCGCAGATTGATCATTTCCTGCCCCATCTGTCCTCGTATTTTTTCCAGCACCAGCTCCATGAGCAACTGGCCGCAGCGGACCTGGGCATCCCCCTGGAGAAGTGGTTCACCAACTTGCGCACCAAGGGCAACACGGGAGCGGCCAGTATTTACATCATGCTCGATGAAGCCTATCGTGAGGGCCGCTTCCAGGCCGGAGACAAAATATTGCTGATGATCCCCGAATCGGGCCGGTTCTCAGTATCTTACTGCCAGCTCAGCGCCATCGCCGCCTGA
- a CDS encoding acyltransferase family protein → MSLILPSVYTEDPTLYDGLSVGRRDPDYVRAFMPLQEPAYRYYFRVRARGFEHIPADGPMLLIGNHNGGITTADTGMTAHAWFMDQGPERPVYAMVHPGIFTIPYLNVHAMKLGCVSAHPKMAMAVLEKGWPLLLYPGGGDDAYKPYYRRNEILFGGNTGFIKLALRYGAPIVPVVTTGGHDTLMVLDNGRELAQKLGLDKLGIERLPISLSLPWGLTVGTPYIIPFPAKIEIEIGAPITFPGLGPAAARDRDAVRGCFDQVTTLMQHTLDRMVRERRASSH, encoded by the coding sequence ATGTCGCTGATACTGCCCAGCGTTTACACCGAAGACCCCACCCTGTACGACGGCCTGTCGGTCGGGCGCCGCGATCCCGACTACGTGCGCGCGTTCATGCCTTTGCAGGAACCTGCTTACCGTTATTATTTCCGGGTGCGGGCGCGCGGTTTCGAACACATCCCCGCCGACGGCCCCATGCTGCTCATCGGCAATCACAACGGCGGCATCACCACCGCGGACACCGGCATGACCGCCCACGCCTGGTTTATGGATCAAGGACCGGAGCGCCCGGTGTACGCCATGGTTCACCCGGGCATTTTCACCATCCCTTATTTGAACGTGCACGCCATGAAGCTGGGCTGCGTCAGCGCCCACCCCAAAATGGCCATGGCGGTATTGGAAAAGGGCTGGCCCCTGCTGCTCTATCCCGGCGGTGGTGATGACGCCTACAAGCCCTATTACCGCCGCAATGAAATTCTGTTCGGCGGCAACACCGGCTTTATCAAACTGGCGCTGCGTTACGGCGCGCCCATTGTGCCGGTGGTGACCACCGGCGGGCACGACACCTTGATGGTCTTGGACAACGGCCGCGAGCTGGCGCAAAAGCTGGGCCTGGACAAACTGGGCATCGAACGCCTGCCCATCAGCTTAAGCCTGCCCTGGGGTTTGACCGTGGGCACCCCGTACATCATTCCCTTCCCCGCCAAAATAGAGATTGAAATCGGCGCCCCCATCACCTTTCCCGGATTGGGCCCCGCAGCCGCCCGGGACCGGGACGCCGTGCGAGGGTGCTTTGATCAAGTCACCACGCTGATGCAACACACCCTGGACCGCATGGTGCGCGAGCGCCGGGCCTCCAGCCACTGA
- a CDS encoding 3-oxoacyl-ACP synthase, which produces MAHTDLPVAEWLGLALAEVWCQFEPRLAATPIVKKFEDGSVTLDDYKLYLLNMRQQVKDGARWITRAASSMNDRHLPLRDALIRHAAQEHRDFALLEQNYVAVGGALDDIRCYPQNIGSEALSSYIMHQGSQPNPVHVFGATFIIEGLGATKAGPWARALMDTLGLSQEQVSFLHYHGENDDSHYDNLVKVLASPFVSAEMAPRLVRTAKVVGRLYVLQLEELGNI; this is translated from the coding sequence CTGGCCCATACGGACCTGCCGGTGGCGGAATGGCTGGGGCTGGCCCTGGCGGAGGTGTGGTGCCAGTTCGAGCCCCGCCTCGCGGCCACTCCTATCGTGAAAAAATTCGAAGACGGCAGCGTCACCCTGGACGATTACAAGCTCTACCTGCTCAACATGCGCCAGCAAGTCAAGGACGGCGCCCGCTGGATCACCCGCGCCGCCTCCAGCATGAACGACCGCCACCTGCCACTGCGGGATGCCTTGATCAGACACGCCGCCCAGGAACACCGCGACTTCGCCCTGCTGGAGCAAAACTACGTGGCCGTGGGGGGCGCACTGGACGACATACGGTGTTATCCGCAAAACATCGGATCGGAAGCGCTGTCGTCCTATATCATGCACCAGGGTTCCCAGCCCAACCCGGTGCACGTGTTCGGCGCCACCTTCATCATCGAGGGTTTGGGCGCCACCAAGGCCGGTCCCTGGGCCCGCGCCCTGATGGACACCTTGGGCCTGTCCCAGGAGCAGGTGAGCTTTTTGCATTACCATGGGGAAAACGACGACAGCCACTACGACAATCTGGTGAAAGTGCTGGCCTCGCCCTTCGTCAGTGCCGAGATGGCGCCCCGCCTGGTGCGCACGGCAAAAGTCGTCGGGCGGCTCTATGTGTTGCAACTGGAGGAACTGGGCAATATCTGA
- the ftsE gene encoding cell division ATP-binding protein FtsE produces the protein MIEFHHVGKRYPSGHEALSDVSLTLGRGEMAFLTGHSGAGKSTLLKLIALVERVSSGQACVNGLDLARVSRRQIPYHRRRIGMIFQDYRLLPEHNVYDNVALPLISTGDFERREIGRRVRAALDKVGLLDKEKYYPVELSGGEQQRVGIARAVVHRPLLLLADEPTGNLDPQLSREIMSMFEDFNRVGVTVLIASHDLDLIDRLPHRVLTLHRGRLIRGGNAA, from the coding sequence ATGATCGAATTCCACCACGTCGGCAAACGCTACCCCAGCGGCCACGAAGCCCTCAGCGACGTCAGCCTCACGCTGGGGCGCGGCGAAATGGCATTTCTCACCGGCCATTCCGGCGCGGGAAAAAGCACGCTGCTGAAACTCATCGCCCTGGTAGAGCGCGTCAGCAGTGGCCAGGCCTGTGTCAACGGTCTGGACCTGGCGCGGGTGTCGCGCCGCCAGATACCGTATCACCGCCGCCGCATCGGTATGATTTTCCAGGACTACCGCCTGCTGCCGGAACACAATGTGTACGACAACGTGGCCCTGCCGCTGATATCCACCGGCGATTTCGAGCGCCGCGAAATCGGCCGCCGAGTGCGGGCGGCGCTGGACAAAGTGGGGCTGCTGGACAAAGAAAAATACTACCCCGTCGAACTGTCCGGCGGTGAACAACAGCGCGTGGGCATCGCCCGCGCCGTGGTACACCGGCCCCTGCTGCTGCTGGCGGACGAGCCCACCGGCAACCTGGACCCCCAGCTGTCCCGGGAAATCATGAGCATGTTCGAGGACTTCAACCGGGTGGGGGTGACGGTGCTGATCGCCAGCCACGACCTGGACCTCATCGACCGCCTGCCCCACCGCGTGCTGACCCTGCATCGCGGCCGCCTGATCCGGGGTGGCAACGCGGCATGA
- the trmL gene encoding tRNA (uridine(34)/cytosine(34)/5-carboxymethylaminomethyluridine(34)-2'-O)-methyltransferase TrmL yields MFNLVLYQPEIPPNTGNVIRLCANCGAVLHLIRPLGFELDDRRLRRAGLDYHEYARLQVHDSWEAFQAAAPARLFAVSTRGRRHYHQVDFRPDDGFVFGPETRGLPAALLDRWPAQQILRIPMLPDSRSLNLSNAAAVLLYEAWRQQDFAGSI; encoded by the coding sequence ATGTTCAACCTTGTGCTCTATCAACCGGAAATCCCCCCCAACACCGGCAACGTCATCCGCCTGTGCGCCAACTGTGGCGCGGTTTTGCATCTGATCCGGCCGCTGGGTTTCGAACTGGACGACCGCCGCCTGCGCCGGGCCGGCCTGGATTACCATGAATACGCGCGCCTGCAGGTGCACGACAGCTGGGAGGCTTTCCAGGCGGCAGCGCCGGCGCGCCTGTTCGCCGTCTCCACCCGCGGCCGCCGGCATTATCATCAGGTGGATTTCCGCCCCGACGACGGTTTCGTGTTCGGCCCGGAAACCCGCGGCCTGCCGGCGGCGCTGCTGGACCGCTGGCCCGCACAGCAGATACTGCGCATTCCCATGCTGCCGGACAGCCGCAGCCTGAATTTGTCCAACGCCGCCGCCGTGTTGCTGTACGAAGCCTGGCGGCAGCAGGACTTCGCCGGCAGCATTTGA
- a CDS encoding methyltransferase domain-containing protein — protein MVNRIPEPELMNDPAQAAAYAAADFEAPHNHFIELFAACFPGERVTGRVLDLGCGPGDIALRFARAHPGCEVEGVDGAVAMLAAGEARLAASGLAGRVRLRRAYLPDDSLPRAAYHTVISNSLLHHLRDPSTLWQAVRHAAAPGAAVLIMDLRRPDSRPQAEALVADYAAGEPPVLQRDFFHSLLAAYRVEEVVEQLAVAGLPLAVEQVSDRHLLVHGRMP, from the coding sequence ATAGTGAACCGCATCCCCGAACCCGAGCTCATGAACGACCCCGCCCAGGCCGCCGCCTACGCGGCGGCGGATTTTGAGGCGCCCCACAATCACTTTATCGAGCTGTTCGCCGCCTGCTTTCCCGGTGAGCGCGTCACCGGCCGGGTGCTGGATCTGGGCTGCGGTCCCGGCGATATTGCCCTGCGTTTTGCCCGCGCCCATCCGGGCTGCGAGGTGGAGGGCGTGGATGGCGCGGTGGCCATGCTGGCCGCGGGCGAGGCCCGGCTGGCGGCCAGCGGTCTGGCCGGACGGGTGCGTTTGCGCCGTGCCTATCTTCCCGATGACAGCCTGCCGCGCGCCGCTTATCACACCGTCATCAGCAACAGCTTGCTGCACCATCTGCGCGACCCTTCAACACTGTGGCAGGCTGTGCGCCACGCCGCCGCGCCGGGGGCGGCTGTGTTGATCATGGATCTGCGGCGCCCCGATTCGCGTCCGCAGGCCGAGGCCCTGGTGGCTGACTACGCCGCCGGCGAGCCGCCGGTGTTGCAGCGGGATTTTTTTCATTCTTTGTTGGCGGCGTACCGGGTGGAGGAAGTGGTGGAGCAGTTGGCGGTGGCGGGTTTGCCCCTCGCCGTGGAGCAGGTGTCGGACCGGCACCTCTTGGTGCACGGGCGCATGCCTTAG
- a CDS encoding type II toxin-antitoxin system VapC family toxin has product MKPRYVLDTHCWLWWNADPDRLSAQARALVADGSHDILLSAASAWEIAIKHALGKLTLPEPPARCVPSRLDANRIAALPIQLRHTLEVSAMPQHHRDAFDRLIIAQALCDGRTVVTADRRFERYGVPVLWAVN; this is encoded by the coding sequence GTGAAGCCGCGCTATGTGCTGGATACGCACTGTTGGCTGTGGTGGAACGCCGACCCGGACCGCCTGAGTGCTCAAGCGCGGGCACTGGTCGCTGACGGCAGCCACGATATTCTGCTGTCCGCCGCCAGCGCCTGGGAAATCGCCATCAAACACGCGCTGGGCAAACTGACGCTGCCGGAACCGCCCGCCCGCTGTGTGCCGAGCAGGTTGGACGCCAACCGCATCGCTGCGCTGCCGATTCAACTGCGGCACACCCTCGAAGTGTCCGCGATGCCGCAGCACCACCGCGATGCCTTCGACCGGTTGATCATCGCCCAGGCCCTGTGCGACGGCCGCACCGTCGTCACCGCCGACAGGCGGTTCGAGCGCTATGGCGTTCCCGTGCTGTGGGCCGTGAATTGA
- a CDS encoding polyprenyl synthetase family protein, which yields MKAKEKRARPKNATDHFFATLAYYRDLVLARIDRLVPKNRYQRTLYGPMLEYPLREGKGLRPALCLSMCQACGGRLEDGLDTAAALEMFHNAFLIHDDIEDHSEQRRGQPTLHAKYGVPIATNVGDGLNMLALRTLLHNVETLGPERALTIIRDVERMARESTEGQSIELDWVYSNTPDVRLRDYLLMCYKKTCWYTCIAPLRVGALIAKLHPRELSQFNAFGFKVGAAFQIQDDVLNLTAEEHLYGKEIGGDLAEGKRTLMVVHAMGSASAAGRRRLLAIYAKARSEKTQEELRFVYDTMQALGSIDFAIDVARRLTLRAKKIFDNRLRWIPPSPHRMFLQEMIEYMIERKL from the coding sequence ATGAAGGCCAAGGAAAAAAGGGCGCGGCCCAAAAACGCCACCGACCATTTCTTCGCCACCCTGGCCTATTACCGCGACCTGGTGCTGGCGCGCATCGACCGGCTCGTCCCCAAAAACCGCTACCAGCGCACCCTCTACGGCCCCATGCTGGAATACCCTCTGCGGGAAGGCAAAGGCCTGCGTCCGGCTTTATGTTTATCCATGTGCCAGGCCTGCGGCGGGCGCCTGGAGGACGGCCTGGACACCGCCGCCGCGCTGGAAATGTTCCACAACGCCTTTCTGATCCACGACGATATCGAAGACCACTCCGAACAACGCCGCGGCCAACCCACCCTGCACGCCAAATACGGCGTCCCCATCGCCACCAACGTGGGTGACGGCCTCAACATGCTGGCCTTGCGCACCCTGCTGCACAACGTCGAAACGCTGGGGCCGGAACGGGCCCTCACCATCATCCGCGATGTGGAACGCATGGCCCGGGAATCCACCGAAGGGCAGTCCATCGAACTGGATTGGGTGTACAGCAACACACCGGATGTACGCCTGCGCGACTACCTGCTCATGTGCTACAAAAAAACCTGCTGGTACACCTGCATCGCCCCCCTGCGCGTGGGCGCGCTCATTGCCAAGCTCCATCCCAGGGAACTCAGCCAGTTCAACGCCTTTGGCTTCAAAGTGGGCGCCGCCTTTCAAATCCAGGACGATGTGCTCAACCTCACCGCCGAAGAACACCTGTACGGCAAGGAGATCGGCGGCGACCTGGCGGAAGGGAAAAGAACCCTTATGGTCGTCCACGCCATGGGCAGCGCCAGCGCCGCCGGGCGCCGCCGCCTGCTCGCCATCTACGCCAAAGCCCGGTCGGAAAAAACCCAGGAGGAGCTGCGTTTCGTCTACGACACCATGCAGGCCCTGGGCTCTATCGACTTTGCCATCGACGTGGCCCGGCGGCTGACCCTGCGGGCAAAGAAAATATTTGACAACCGATTGCGCTGGATCCCCCCCTCACCGCACCGTATGTTTTTGCAGGAAATGATCGAGTACATGATCGAAAGAAAATTGTAA
- the ftsY gene encoding signal recognition particle-docking protein FtsY → MFGSKEKRAATEDARPGLFGRLKSGLQKTRSRLTAGLGALVSGTAVDDELLEELETRLLTADVGMAATQSIMAGLTARLQRKQAADADTLLGAMREDMLAILRPCEQPLCIDPGAKPFVILMVGVNGVGKTTTIGKLARRLQNEGRSVMLAAGDTFRAAAVEQLQSWGRQNGVPVVAQGRAADPASVVFDAMQSAAARNIDVLIADTAGRLHTQSNLMEELKKIKRVMARHEPRAPHEVLLVIDAGTGQNALNQARQFNEAVGLTGIVLTKLDGTARGGIVFAIAKETGLPIRYIGVGEGIADLRPFSAEDFVGALFGGGENG, encoded by the coding sequence ATGTTTGGTTCCAAAGAGAAGCGCGCCGCAACCGAGGATGCGCGGCCGGGTCTGTTCGGCCGCCTGAAAAGCGGTCTGCAAAAAACCCGCAGCCGCCTCACCGCCGGCCTGGGTGCCCTGGTGAGCGGCACCGCCGTGGATGACGAGCTGCTGGAAGAGCTGGAAACCCGTCTGCTCACCGCCGACGTGGGCATGGCCGCCACCCAGAGCATCATGGCCGGTCTCACGGCCCGCTTGCAGCGCAAACAAGCGGCCGATGCCGACACCCTGCTGGGCGCCATGCGGGAAGATATGCTGGCCATTTTGCGCCCCTGCGAGCAGCCGCTTTGCATTGACCCCGGGGCAAAGCCCTTTGTCATCCTCATGGTGGGCGTCAACGGTGTGGGCAAAACCACCACCATCGGCAAACTGGCCAGGCGTCTGCAAAACGAAGGGCGTTCGGTGATGCTGGCCGCCGGCGATACCTTCCGTGCCGCGGCGGTGGAACAACTGCAAAGCTGGGGCAGGCAAAATGGCGTACCCGTGGTGGCCCAGGGCCGTGCCGCCGACCCCGCCTCGGTGGTGTTCGATGCCATGCAGTCGGCGGCGGCGCGCAACATCGACGTCTTGATCGCCGACACCGCGGGCCGCCTGCACACCCAGTCCAACCTGATGGAAGAGCTGAAAAAAATCAAACGGGTGATGGCCAGACACGAACCCCGCGCGCCCCATGAAGTCTTGCTGGTCATCGACGCCGGTACCGGCCAGAACGCCCTCAACCAGGCCCGCCAGTTTAACGAGGCCGTGGGCCTCACCGGCATCGTTCTCACCAAGCTGGACGGCACCGCCAGGGGCGGCATTGTGTTCGCCATCGCCAAGGAGACCGGCCTGCCCATCCGCTACATCGGCGTGGGGGAGGGGATAGCGGACTTGCGCCCCTTCTCGGCGGAGGACTTTGTCGGGGCCTTGTTTGGCGGCGGGGAAAACGGCTAA
- a CDS encoding ABC transporter permease, producing MKRRHAKGAAGAAQAGHTARPANLQRAPRLRRRRGLIPSLVQHLAAHGDALRGSLAQLLRTPWSTLLTATVIGVALALPAGFYAILENLQTLSGGWERQVAQISLFLNENVSTRAAESLITDIRALPEVATVDYISPAQALAEFKQMGGMDNVLAMLDENPLPAVLLVHPHEDQAQARPMKQLQQKLAALPQVESTVLDLDWLARLQALLALGQRAVLVLAAMLGVAVLIIVGNTIRLAVENRRQEIVVTKLIGATDGYIRRPFLYGGIWYGLAGSGIALILVNGLLWALAGPTQQLAALYHSHFSLSLLLPGTAAAVLLSGAGLGLLGAWLAVARHLRDIEPA from the coding sequence ATGAAACGGCGCCACGCCAAGGGGGCCGCAGGAGCGGCGCAGGCCGGCCACACCGCCCGCCCGGCCAACCTGCAACGGGCCCCGCGCCTGCGGCGCCGGCGCGGTTTGATTCCCAGCCTGGTCCAGCATCTGGCGGCCCACGGCGATGCCCTGCGGGGCAGCCTGGCGCAACTGCTGCGCACGCCCTGGTCCACCCTGCTCACCGCCACCGTCATCGGCGTGGCCCTGGCGCTGCCCGCGGGGTTTTACGCCATTTTGGAAAACCTGCAAACCCTCAGCGGCGGATGGGAACGGCAGGTGGCGCAGATATCCCTCTTTCTGAATGAAAACGTCTCCACACGGGCCGCCGAATCACTCATTACTGATATCCGGGCCCTGCCCGAAGTGGCGACGGTGGACTACATCTCCCCCGCACAAGCACTGGCGGAATTCAAACAAATGGGGGGAATGGACAATGTGCTGGCCATGTTGGACGAAAACCCCCTTCCCGCCGTGCTGCTGGTCCACCCCCACGAGGACCAGGCCCAGGCCCGGCCGATGAAGCAATTGCAGCAAAAACTCGCGGCCTTGCCCCAGGTAGAGTCCACCGTGCTGGATCTGGACTGGCTGGCGCGGCTGCAAGCCCTGCTGGCGCTGGGACAACGGGCCGTTTTGGTGCTGGCGGCGATGCTGGGGGTGGCGGTGCTGATCATCGTCGGCAACACCATCCGCCTGGCGGTGGAAAACAGGCGTCAGGAAATCGTGGTCACCAAACTCATCGGCGCCACCGACGGCTATATCCGCCGCCCCTTTCTGTACGGCGGCATCTGGTACGGCCTGGCAGGCAGCGGCATCGCCCTGATCCTGGTCAATGGCCTGCTGTGGGCCCTGGCGGGACCAACGCAACAGCTGGCCGCGCTCTACCACAGTCATTTCAGCCTTTCCCTGCTGCTGCCCGGCACTGCCGCCGCCGTGCTGCTGAGTGGGGCCGGTCTGGGCCTGCTGGGCGCCTGGCTGGCGGTGGCGCGTCATCTGCGGGACATCGAGCCCGCCTGA
- a CDS encoding type II toxin-antitoxin system Phd/YefM family antitoxin: MTTVNIHEAKTQLSRLLQRAVNGEEIIIAKAGRAVVKLVPVAREAGGRRAGMDLGKVRIADDFDAPLPEDVLRDFES; the protein is encoded by the coding sequence GTGACCACCGTCAATATCCACGAAGCCAAAACCCAGCTTTCCCGGTTGCTGCAACGGGCTGTCAACGGGGAAGAGATCATCATCGCCAAGGCCGGCCGCGCCGTGGTCAAGCTGGTGCCTGTGGCTCGCGAGGCCGGTGGGCGGCGAGCGGGGATGGACCTCGGAAAAGTGCGCATCGCCGATGATTTCGATGCCCCTTTGCCGGAAGACGTGTTGCGCGATTTTGAATCGTGA